A genomic region of Alistipes megaguti contains the following coding sequences:
- the xseA gene encoding exodeoxyribonuclease VII large subunit produces MNESRHITLSELQRRVKAALEGQFALPLWVSAEISDLKVNYSGHCYLELVEKGGENGVPTAQARAVIWRSQYPRVTAYFEAETGQRLAPGLKILAKVLVTYHELYGFSLQITEIDPSFTLGDLERQRQQTIAQLQQDGVWEMNREVAMPVVVQRVAIVSSANAAGYQDFCKELAKSPYRFETHLFDAFMQGEAAEQSIIDALCRVADRLEEFDAVVIIRGGGSRSDLNCFNAYRLCSYVAQFPLPVITGIGHDKDTSVADMVAHTALKTPTAVAGWLVERMSGIEGWLDNAALQLHDGVLRLTRAQQLRLEEMAGDLRHLPVGLIRQRRLELEGRSEAFRQAVGAFIRQEQQRIVTSAELIESRSPKRILRMGFAVVRGQGRAVRSIAEVTAGQRMEVEVADGRFTVEALAESEADPDKE; encoded by the coding sequence ATGAATGAATCCCGACATATTACCCTGAGCGAGCTGCAGCGCCGCGTGAAGGCGGCCCTCGAGGGGCAGTTTGCGCTGCCTCTGTGGGTGAGTGCCGAAATCTCCGACCTGAAGGTCAACTACTCGGGCCACTGCTATCTGGAACTGGTCGAAAAGGGTGGCGAAAACGGCGTCCCCACGGCCCAGGCCCGCGCCGTCATCTGGCGTTCGCAATACCCGCGCGTGACCGCCTACTTCGAGGCCGAAACCGGACAGCGGCTCGCTCCCGGACTGAAGATCCTCGCCAAGGTGCTGGTCACGTACCACGAGCTGTACGGCTTCTCGCTGCAGATCACGGAGATCGACCCCTCGTTCACGCTGGGCGATCTGGAGCGTCAGCGCCAGCAGACCATCGCGCAGCTGCAGCAGGACGGCGTCTGGGAGATGAACCGCGAAGTGGCGATGCCCGTCGTCGTACAGCGCGTAGCCATCGTCTCGAGCGCCAACGCCGCCGGCTATCAGGACTTCTGCAAGGAGCTCGCGAAGAGCCCCTACCGCTTTGAAACGCACCTCTTCGACGCCTTCATGCAGGGCGAAGCCGCCGAGCAGTCGATCATCGACGCGCTGTGCCGCGTGGCCGACCGCCTGGAGGAGTTCGATGCCGTGGTGATCATCCGCGGCGGAGGCTCGCGCAGCGACCTGAACTGCTTCAACGCCTACCGCCTCTGCTCCTATGTGGCGCAGTTTCCGCTGCCGGTCATCACCGGTATCGGCCACGACAAGGATACGAGTGTCGCCGACATGGTGGCCCATACGGCGCTGAAGACCCCGACGGCCGTCGCCGGATGGCTCGTCGAGCGGATGTCGGGGATTGAGGGGTGGCTCGACAACGCCGCCCTGCAGCTGCACGACGGCGTGCTGCGGCTGACCCGCGCACAGCAACTGCGGCTCGAGGAGATGGCGGGTGATCTGCGCCATCTGCCGGTGGGGCTCATCCGCCAGCGCCGGCTGGAGCTGGAGGGCCGCAGCGAGGCTTTCCGGCAGGCCGTCGGGGCCTTCATCCGCCAGGAGCAGCAGCGCATAGTCACCTCGGCGGAGCTTATCGAGAGTCGCTCGCCGAAGCGCATCCTCCGCATGGGATTTGCCGTGGTGAGGGGGCAGGGGCGGGCCGTCCGGTCGATTGCCGAAGTGACAGCCGGGCAGCGGATGGAGGTCGAGGTGGCCGACGGTCGTTTTACGGTCGAGGCGCTCGCGGAGTCCGAAGCGGATCCCGACAAGGAGTAG
- the menA gene encoding 1,4-dihydroxy-2-naphthoate octaprenyltransferase → MKTNSLKAWIVAIRSYSLGNAVILILVGSALAWTDGSFHTLPAVLCLAFALLMQCTANLVNDLWDFLKGADQPDRLGPDRAFAKGFITLRAMKAGIIGFTLASAAAGIGILAWALHHDMLAWGGWELVAVGAACVLFAYFYTAGPWPLAYHGLGDVAVILFFGLVPVSFTYYVLTGTWTWEVIVTALACGLVIDTMLMINNFRDREEDARCQKRTIVVALGTRFGSWSYFLLGTAAVALCLTLLAGGRPWAALLPLIYLAGHVATWRKMVRIDHGDQLNVCLGETARNIMLFGALLTVGILLG, encoded by the coding sequence ATGAAAACCAACTCCCTCAAGGCGTGGATCGTCGCCATACGGTCCTACAGTCTCGGCAATGCCGTCATTCTGATCCTCGTGGGTTCAGCGCTGGCCTGGACCGACGGTTCGTTCCACACGCTGCCGGCCGTGCTGTGCCTGGCCTTCGCCCTGCTGATGCAATGCACGGCCAATCTGGTCAACGACCTCTGGGACTTCCTCAAGGGGGCCGACCAGCCCGACCGGCTGGGCCCCGACCGCGCCTTCGCCAAGGGTTTCATCACCCTGCGCGCCATGAAGGCTGGCATCATCGGCTTTACACTGGCCTCGGCAGCCGCCGGAATCGGCATCCTCGCCTGGGCGCTGCATCACGACATGCTCGCCTGGGGCGGCTGGGAACTGGTGGCCGTCGGCGCCGCCTGCGTCCTCTTCGCCTACTTCTACACCGCTGGGCCATGGCCCCTGGCCTATCACGGACTGGGAGACGTGGCCGTCATCCTCTTCTTCGGACTCGTCCCCGTGAGTTTCACCTATTATGTGCTGACCGGCACGTGGACGTGGGAGGTCATCGTCACGGCGCTGGCCTGCGGACTGGTAATCGACACCATGCTGATGATCAATAATTTCCGCGACCGAGAGGAGGATGCCCGCTGTCAGAAGCGCACGATTGTCGTGGCGTTGGGCACGCGGTTCGGCAGCTGGAGCTACTTCTTGCTGGGCACCGCGGCCGTCGCACTCTGCCTGACACTGCTGGCCGGAGGCCGCCCATGGGCGGCCCTGCTGCCGCTGATCTATCTGGCGGGGCACGTGGCCACGTGGCGCAAGATGGTCCGCATCGACCACGGCGACCAGTTGAACGTCTGCCTCGGAGAGACGGCCCGCAACATCATGCTCTTCGGAGCGCTGCTTACCGTCGGAATCCTCCTCGGATGA
- a CDS encoding TonB-dependent receptor, giving the protein MKRTITGLLGGVFLLLFLSAHAAAPKPEPLYIVNGKVVEQIRTIPPEEIEHVEMLPADEQTIARYGERAMHGVMLITLRYDEPARFQADTTFGSYIARQVRWDDDEPVARVVLRYTITPEGTIRIDDTLESTDNRLKRRVVKAVEEAPRWLPAQKDGKAIASQGILSIQLPEGRPMPRRVELVYR; this is encoded by the coding sequence ATGAAACGAACGATCACAGGGCTCCTTGGCGGAGTGTTTCTCCTCCTTTTCCTTTCGGCACACGCCGCAGCGCCGAAACCCGAACCGTTGTATATCGTCAACGGGAAGGTCGTGGAGCAGATCCGCACGATCCCGCCCGAAGAGATCGAACACGTCGAGATGCTGCCGGCCGACGAACAGACCATCGCCCGCTACGGCGAACGGGCCATGCACGGCGTGATGCTCATCACGTTGCGTTACGACGAGCCGGCCCGCTTTCAGGCCGACACCACCTTCGGAAGCTACATCGCCCGACAGGTGCGCTGGGACGATGACGAACCGGTCGCACGGGTCGTCCTGCGCTATACCATCACACCGGAGGGGACGATCCGCATCGACGACACCCTGGAATCGACCGACAACCGCCTCAAACGCCGGGTCGTGAAGGCCGTCGAAGAGGCGCCGCGCTGGCTGCCGGCCCAAAAGGACGGCAAGGCCATCGCCAGCCAGGGCATTCTGAGCATTCAGCTCCCCGAAGGGCGTCCGATGCCCCGGCGCGTGGAGCTGGTCTACCGTTAA
- the prfA gene encoding peptide chain release factor 1 gives MADNSILTRLDGLKLKYEEIGQKLTDPEVIADVKQFVQLNKEYKELEPIIETSERYRTALANLAEAKDTYANDKDEEMREMAREMITELEPQITQLEEEIKLLLIPKDPQDSKNAIMEIRGGTGGDEAALFAGDLLRMYTKYIESKGWKYEITSASEGAAGGYKEVVMKVTGQNVYGTLKYESGVHRVQRVPQTETQGRVHTSAASVAVLPEAEEFDVEISMNDIRKDIFCASGPGGQSVNTTYSAIRLTHIPTGIVVQCQDQKSQLKNFDKAFEELRTRVFNLEYSKYLDEIASKRKTMVSTGDRSAKIRTYNYPQGRITDHRINYTIYNLAAFMDGDIQDCIDHLIVAENAERLKESEL, from the coding sequence ATGGCAGACAACTCCATATTGACCCGCCTCGACGGGCTGAAGCTCAAGTACGAGGAGATCGGGCAGAAACTCACCGACCCCGAGGTGATCGCCGACGTCAAGCAGTTCGTGCAGCTCAACAAGGAGTACAAGGAGCTCGAACCGATCATCGAAACCTCGGAGCGTTACCGCACGGCTCTGGCCAACCTGGCCGAGGCCAAGGATACCTACGCCAACGACAAGGACGAGGAGATGCGCGAGATGGCCCGCGAAATGATCACCGAACTCGAACCGCAGATCACCCAGCTCGAGGAGGAGATCAAGCTGCTCCTGATCCCGAAGGATCCGCAGGACTCGAAAAACGCCATCATGGAGATCCGCGGCGGTACGGGTGGCGACGAGGCCGCCCTCTTCGCCGGCGACCTGCTGCGCATGTATACGAAGTACATCGAGTCGAAGGGGTGGAAGTACGAGATCACCTCGGCCTCCGAGGGTGCCGCCGGCGGATACAAGGAGGTCGTCATGAAGGTCACGGGACAGAACGTCTACGGTACGCTCAAGTACGAATCGGGCGTCCACCGCGTGCAGCGCGTGCCGCAGACCGAAACGCAGGGACGCGTCCACACGTCGGCCGCTTCGGTGGCCGTGCTGCCCGAAGCCGAGGAGTTCGACGTCGAGATCTCGATGAACGACATCCGCAAGGATATCTTCTGCGCCTCGGGCCCCGGCGGACAGTCGGTCAACACGACCTATTCGGCCATCCGCCTGACCCACATCCCGACGGGTATCGTCGTGCAGTGCCAGGATCAGAAATCACAGCTCAAAAACTTTGACAAGGCCTTCGAGGAGCTGCGCACGCGCGTCTTCAACCTCGAATACTCGAAATACCTCGACGAGATCGCCTCGAAACGCAAGACCATGGTCTCGACGGGTGACCGCTCGGCCAAGATCCGAACCTACAACTATCCCCAGGGCCGGATCACCGACCACCGCATCAACTACACGATCTACAACCTGGCGGCCTTCATGGACGGCGACATCCAGGACTGCATCGACCACCTGATCGTGGCCGAGAACGCCGAACGTCTGAAGGAGAGCGAACTCTAA